Proteins from a single region of Sesamum indicum cultivar Zhongzhi No. 13 linkage group LG5, S_indicum_v1.0, whole genome shotgun sequence:
- the LOC105162945 gene encoding CBL-interacting serine/threonine-protein kinase 6 gives MTMAAEEKCGVLHGKYELGRILGHGTFAKVYHARNLQTGKSVAMKIVGKEKVIRVGMMEQVKREISVMKMMHHPNIVELHEVMASKTKIYFAMEFVRGGELFAKIAKGRLREDAARNYFQQLISAIDFCHSRGVYHRDLKPENLLLDEEGMLKVTDFGLSAFSDHLRQDGLLHTTCGTPAYVAPEVIGKKGYDGAKADIWSCGVILFVLLAGYLPFQDDNIVAMYRKIYRGDFKCPPWFSPESRKLITKMLDPNPSTRISIAKIMESSWFKKSLSKGLRTKEEQELAVEDEVNVGKGKETETLNAFHIISLSEGFDLSPLFEEKKRVEKEELRFATTRPASSVISKLEEVAKTKNFSIKKSDSCVRLQGQATGRKGKLGIAADIFAVAPSFLVVEVKKSSGDTLEYNQFCSKELRPALKDIVWTSTTGNTVPA, from the coding sequence ATGACTATGGCGGCTGAAGAAAAATGCGGCGTGTTACATGGGAAGTACGAGCTGGGCAGGATTTTGGGCCACGGCACCTTTGCGAAAGTATACCATGCCCGGAACTTGCAGACGGGCAAGAGCGTAGCGATGAAGATTGTGGGCAAGGAGAAGGTGATTCGAGTCGGGATGATGGAGCAAGTGAAGCGCGAGATCTCCGTCATGAAGATGATGCACCACCCCAACATCGTCGAGCTCCACGAGGTCATGGCTAGCAAGACCAAGATTTATTTCGCCATGGAGTTTGTCCGCGGCGGCGAACTCTTTGCGAAGATCGCAAAGGGCCGGTTGCGGGAGGACGCCGCCCGGAACTACTTTCAGCAATTGATCTCTGCCATCGATTTTTGCCACAGCCGCGGTGTTTACCACCGTGATTTGAAGCCTGAGAATCTGCTTCTGGACGAAGAAGGGATGCTCAAGGTAACAGATTTCGGGCTGAGCGCGTTCTCCGACCATCTACGGCAGGACGGGTTGTTGCACACGACGTGCGGCACCCCAGCCTATGTTGCGCCGGAGGTGATTGGGAAGAAAGGCTACGATGGGGCGAAGGCCGATATTTGGTCGTGTGGCGtgattctttttgttcttttagcTGGTTATTTGCCTTTCCAGGACGACAACATTGTCGCCATGTATAGAAAGATTTACAGGGGGGATTTCAAGTGCCCGCCCTGGTTTTCGCCAGAATCACGGAAACTAATCACCAAAATGCTGGATCCGAATCCGAGCACGAGAATCAGCATAGCGAAAATCATGGAATCCTCGTGGTTCAAGAAATCGTTGTCCAAAGGTTTGAGGACTAAGGAAGAGCAGGAATTGGCGGTGGAAGATGAAGTTAACGTGGGTAAGGGGAAGGAAACGGAGACGTTGAATGCTTTCCATATAATTTCCTTGTCGGAAGGATTTGATCTGTCGCCGCTCTTCGAGGAGAAGAAGAGGGTTGAGAAAGAAGAACTGAGATTCGCCACCACGAGGCCCGCCAGCAGTGTGATTTCCAAGCTTGAAGAGGTGGCCAAGACGAAGAATTTCAGCATCAAGAAAAGCGATTCCTGCGTGAGGTTACAGGGGCAAGCGACTGGGAGAAAAGGGAAGCTTGGGATCGCCGCCGATATCTTTGCGGTGGCGCCGTCGTTCCTGGTGGTTGAGGTGAAGAAGTCAAGCGGCGACACCTTGGAGTACAACCAGTTCTGCAGCAAAGAGCTGAGACCGGCGCTTAAAGACATCGTTTGGACATCGACGACTGGGAACACAGTGCCGGCTTGA